The sequence below is a genomic window from Nostoc flagelliforme CCNUN1.
TAATATATGGCGCTTTCGGCGGCTGGAGCAGCTTCGCCTAAATCTCCTATGCCTGATAAGCAACTTTTATTAAAACTATCAGACTTTTTTTGTCAAGTCCTCTTGACGTTTTGTAACATTATTGTTAAATTTAGTTACATAAGCAAACAAAAAAGAAAAAAATTATGTATACCACAGTAAATGAAGACGGCATTATCAATAACTACGCATCTGAACCCAAGATGTACTACGCCGAGTACCCGGCAATTTGGGAACAACGTAAATATGTTTTACAGGCTCTTTTTGCGACTTTAATTGTCACAACTATAGTTTTAGTTGGTTTTACCGTTAGCTAAGATTTTTTAGATTTCGGTATCGCTATATCTCATTGTCATTCGTACCTCTCTCTCTTACCTCGGTTAGTTTCGCCGGGGTTTTTTGTTTTTTAATTCTGTGCGTTGGCTTTAACCATCGTAGGCATCGCATCCCAAACGGCGACGTTGTAAAATAACTGCGATCGCCCATAAAATAAAGACAAATCAATAAAAAGGGGTGTTTATGACAACCCAACTTGGTGAAGCTAAATCTTCAACAGAACTGGTAATATCTTGGGAAGCGTTGCCCGCAGATTTTCAGTTAGAGGATGAACCAGTGGAAAATACAGGTCAGCCACTATTAGCTGGTGCTTTGCGCGAAAGCCTTGAGATAAGTGGTTTCATTCAACCGCAGATGTTGATAGCCTCGAATTTTGGACTTTGTGCAACGATAAACGGGCAATTTGTTGCTAAAGCACCCGACTGGGTTTATGTACCATCGGTAAATCAAGTTTTAGGAGAACGCAAAAGCTATACACCCAATTTAGATGGAGATATTCCGGCAATTGTGATGGAATTTCTATCTGACATTGAGGGTGGAGAATACTCTTTTAAGCGAACCTATCCACCAGGAAAATGGTTTTTTTATGAGCAGATTCTTCAAGTGCCAATTTATGTAATTTTTGACCCAAATGGCGGTTTGTTAGAATTTTACCAACTCGAAAACAGCCGCTACGAGTTAAAGCAACCGGATGAAAATGGTCGTCATTGGATTGATTCAATGGGTTTATTTTTGGGAACTTGGCAAGGAACAAAGGAAGCTAGAACTGGTTACTGGTTGCGCTGGTGGGATGAGGCAGGTAATTTGTTGCTTTGGGCAGTGGAACAAATTGAACAGGAACGCCAGCGTGCCGAACAGGAACGTCAGCAAAAAGAACGGTTAATTGCCTATTTACAATCTCAAGGTATTGATCCAAATAATTTGAAATAGCATATTTAGACAAAATTTTCAAGTATTTGAGTGACTCAGTTTAAGCAAATAAGTGCTGGGGTGCATCACCGAACAGTTCGTGCTTGGGCATAGTGTCTCACAAAAAATACATCACTATATGCGTATTTTGCTAATTGCTCATAAAATTTAAAAAAAAGCCTTTTGCATACGTGGGCCCAAGCATGAAACGAATCTGGAAGTCTTTGCTGCCAGCCTGGAAGTGGGTATTACTCTCAACTGCTACATCAATTTTGATAATCCTGACGCAGGCAACTTCACCCCTTCTGGCACAAGAACCTGCTGCCTCTACCACTATTGAAACGACAAAGCCCAGTTCAGAAACAACTAAAATCCAAAAGTTACGGGAAGCGCTACAACGTTCATCAACGCCAGAAGCACCACAACCCAGCCCTGAAGTTTCCGAACCGAAAAAGCCAGAGTCGCCACAGGAACCCCCACTCAGCCCGGAAGAACTCACCCGTCAGCTAAAATTTATAGAAGCGGATAAACT
It includes:
- the psb34 gene encoding photosystem II assembly protein Psb34 gives rise to the protein MYTTVNEDGIINNYASEPKMYYAEYPAIWEQRKYVLQALFATLIVTTIVLVGFTVS
- a CDS encoding Uma2 family endonuclease encodes the protein MTTQLGEAKSSTELVISWEALPADFQLEDEPVENTGQPLLAGALRESLEISGFIQPQMLIASNFGLCATINGQFVAKAPDWVYVPSVNQVLGERKSYTPNLDGDIPAIVMEFLSDIEGGEYSFKRTYPPGKWFFYEQILQVPIYVIFDPNGGLLEFYQLENSRYELKQPDENGRHWIDSMGLFLGTWQGTKEARTGYWLRWWDEAGNLLLWAVEQIEQERQRAEQERQQKERLIAYLQSQGIDPNNLK